Proteins encoded together in one Candidatus Atribacteria bacterium ADurb.Bin276 window:
- a CDS encoding HEPN domain protein, whose protein sequence is MNNNLKELIHYRIEKAVELMRAAEILFENGSFRASVNRSYYAMFYMVLALLTIESKETSKHSGAISLFDKIFVKRGLFSVYLSCWLHYDFFKKNGCRLQPDTFNFIRRDE, encoded by the coding sequence ATGAATAACAACCTGAAAGAGTTGATTCATTACCGAATTGAAAAAGCTGTGGAATTAATGAGAGCTGCTGAAATTCTTTTTGAAAATGGTAGCTTTAGGGCTTCGGTTAACCGATCTTATTATGCTATGTTTTATATGGTTTTAGCACTTCTTACTATTGAATCAAAAGAAACATCCAAACATTCAGGAGCTATTTCACTTTTCGATAAAATATTTGTTAAAAGAGGATTATTTTCGGTATACCTATCATGTTGGCTTCATTATGATTTTTTCAAAAAGAATGGATGCAGATTACAACCCGATACATTCAATTTCATTAGAAGAGACGAGTGA